The genomic stretch CCGTCCAAACCTCCTAATCCACTAAACccttcatctcccaaatccacaAAACTCCCTCATCTCACCTACCTCTTAACCCACCATGGTCAATACCTCTTTCAATACCCACATACCCATCAAACCAACAAACTTGACATCCCCACCTGTCACATCCAACCCACCGACAACAACTCAAACCATGCCCTCACAAAAAATCTCCTACGCCTTCCCTCCACAAACCTCAACCTCGACTCCATCTCCatcacctcaaccaaacccagACCAGCCTAACCCTCTTCCAAATCCTCCTTCCACTGTCCCACCATCATCCGACGACATCCCCATCTCCACTATGGTAGGACGGCGCACACGAGGAGGTCGGAAGAAAAGCTCTACTGTTCTAAGCTCTTCCACTGAACCGGTATTGGTAAatgttgaagatgttgaagaCGAAATCGAGTTCGATTTAAATGAGAATCCAACCAAGTCCGCCGAGTCTGACCCGACTCCGGcgaagaaaaacaacaaaaggaaagaaaaagcctCTTCATCCCAATTACCCCCAATTTCAAAAAATGTCGAGCAAAGTAACATCGAAAACCCCATTGTTGATACTCCAACTGAAACTCCCAGTGAACCTCCCCAGAAAAAATCGAAACCATTGAAGAAGAAGCTTGTATACCTTTCTCCCTCTGATCCGGTCTCCCTAACCTCGAAATGGGACTTGGCTATTGTTTGAGATCACCTTGAAAGTATAGACCTCCCTACCTCCATTTAcaaaaattgtgagaggttgaTGAATACCAAAGCAATCCACTCTCCTCGGGTTTACAACCAAACCTGGTTTGAGCCGCCTGCGTTTCATTCAGTCTGTGACATGGTcttagctcaaggttgggaaaaattATTGGAAATGCGTGAACCGGTCTTTGTGAGCGAGGTGATTCAGTTCTTTGCAACTGTAAGTGTTGATAAATCTGGTGAATTTCTTACGGctaaggtgaacggtaagcctctaaaactgactcaatctgattttgctaccGCCCTTGATATCCCCGTCGGAGGTTATGACAAACTCCCTTCCGAAACATAGGTCGCTTTACCTTATGCCTCACCTCTTAATGTCGCCCAAGTAGTGTGTCCCAAAACTGTCTCTCCCGGTCCAGTGAGCAACACCCAAATACCCCCTCCTCTTCGTATCATTTTTAATATGCTTTGTCGCTCAATTTATCCCTCGGGTGATaggggaaaactcaccatagcccaacaatattTAATCTATCATATTGCAACTCACAAAAAGGTGAACTTAGTTGGGTTAATGTTCAAGCGTTTTCATCTTATTTCGACCAAACTTCGTAGACCCTCTTCTAGCGTGCTACACTTACCCTATGGAATATGGTTGTCGGTTGTGTTCAAGGCACAAGGGGTTTTAGTGAGTACTAGCTTGGGTTCTttggatatgtgtgatgttatgagtgatggtcaaatggggaagatgcttatcaaaattgaaaatgatgaattaatttcggtgaaaattaagaaggatCCGGAGGTTGGGTCATCTAGTCAAGTGAATTCGGGTAGTATGCGGGAAGTTCTTAATGCCGTGGCTGAGTTGAGTGCTTGGCTTAAGGAAGATGCTCATCAAAAGGATTTGGCAATCTCGGCCATTGCTTCTACAGtggacctcatccgtggtgaggtggatatcatttccacccttgtgtcaacaaaagaaattggtgatgatgctcatgtggatgatgatcatttgggtagtggctcggatggtgaacaagcttcCTCCCCTTAGCCTATCCTTCCCTCTCGGCCTACTTGACTTTTACCCGTGCCTTTTCGTTTTGTCCCACCCCGGTTGTGCCCTTCTAAGACAATATTTTCTTTGCTTGTTATCTTGACATTTGGTGGTGTAttttaaactttatttagccatgttgaactttgattaacttatgtttaatccttgtttatgttgaccttgttaccttgtcacgactacatgtgtctttttgtgttttcttgtgaattatctgcactctaatgcttttgacatccctatccgtttgatgatgtcaagagggggaaaaggtaaacgcatgctcttaatctctttgcatattgattaactaatgccttgtctaaccttcttagttttgaatcttgttttggggcaatgtaaaattgtcatagtagtttgattctagcttttgccttaggtaaggtaatattgtcccttctctcatttgatcttgcttgttaaaaatcttgaattaaggtgtttacattgcttatacattcgtttggggcttgtcatcatcaaagggggaatttgttgggttccttatggttgatgatgacatgcccatttgatttgtgttatcttagtttaccttttcaggattattgatgtaatcaagcatggattaagaagtgttgaagttgttaatcatacCATTGTATTaagtcaagtgtcatctaatgtacaagcaagaaagtagagtatcttagagtaatagaaacagtccagacgactgttgctttcacgagtaaacagctgcttggattattgccacaactcgtaaaacttgaagtcccattttatctttcaaaagcctttcacgtgactcttatttttcaaagataaaattcagatttttattaaggagatggtcttcaataaagagtggtttgaattattattttcaaaatgtttcctctttatgcaaattcaaccctttggttctttaagaaaacaaagaatgctttttgccattttggtgctaacttgtcatcatgtgacttgtctttttctctttctttttttcgaatttgcatgagcttttaaggatatctttcaaaccatctttccctattcttgcctttgcaaaagagtcCTCTTTGGTGCAAGCTTTGGGTGGTTGCAAAtacccttcacatgtgaggtctttgacccttcaaaaccctagcaacctcatcacccatttcctctataaaaggcgagcccctccttcataaatcctcaagacttttctgaaataatttttccaactttgcaaattgtttttaaagcttaaaaatcgTTGTCTTTGCAAAaatctttaaaagtcttcaagttgttacagtcgtggctactgttacttttatactaaactctcttgcttaagaattgttgatcttgtaaaagttgtccatctctattctttgctaagaatatgttagtggaaacttgatcctataacattctaagtgtgttagtagagtttaggacggagtagtctttaactcttggcaaccgaagtaggttgtgagttggcaaccggagtaggttgcgagttagcttgtcataagaacggagtagttcttgtactagctttacaaccggagtaggttggtgtcttttattgtaagggtcttttagttgtcggagtagatcactaaaggaagcaataaaaaggtagattggacgtaggcacttgagtatttgccgaaccaattcaaaaatctcgtgttcatttgTTTTAcattatttccgctgcaatttactttgtttgtttgtcttgctTTGCTTGACCTTAGAAGTAATTAaatcatcatatttgtcacatttggtctgcaatGATCGTATTCcacaaaccgagacaaatagatactGATCAAACGATTATTCTTTCATACTtcaaagaaacattcatcgtgatacttgttcaatctttctatattattcaaagtatattctcatctcttttgtcctcgtaactcactttaattcaataaagttgaagttataaattttaaatagtacctaattcaccccctcccctcttaggtacttgaatccataaactcaacaggcTGGAATAAAATGATAAAAGTGTAGGATTCGGGCTCAGGACACGTAAATTCTCTCGCTGAAACCTGATTAATCAAATTAACCATCTAAATGCAAACAGTTAAATCTCCTTAACATGCAGCTAACATCAGATAATCTGAAGCTGCTTAATCCGTCAACCAACGGTAAGATGGGCTTAGTTAGTTCTCTTTATATGATTTCGTCAAGGACTAAACAACATTATCCAAATCACCCCGTTCCTCAAAGGCTGCCGTTTGTGTCTACACATAAGAACTACGCCGTGAGCAAAACTATATACAAAACAACCAACCAACCTAATCTAACCTTAATCTCCTCTACTTGTTAAAACACTTCATTTCTGCTTTCAGGCCATTAACCTCTTCACATCAGTGTCCTGCTCTATAACTTTCACCTCGTTGTAAACTTTCTCGAAACTTTGAGTGCACACACTTGAGAATCCAGTAATAGCCTGAAAAACATGCGGAAGACCCATTTGGATGTTGTTCAGGGTCATCGCCCGAGTCACCCCCACGGCTTTCTCATGCTTTGCCTTCTCTTCTTCCGCTTTATTCTTCAACATGTCAACTTTAGCACGTTTGTCCCCAACCGGGTCCTTGCCATTTCTAGTACCAGACATCTCAGGCAAGGAATACGGGCCGTACTTCCCTTCAAGGGACCTGAGTTGGGCGGCTCTCTTCTCGAGGTCCCTGTTGGCATTCTCTGACCTTTTCTTCTGCTTATGTTCCTCCGCCTGTTGGACTACAATGGCATGAACTACCGTTAATAAGCTCTTGATCCCCTCGGAGGCTACTTTGTCGGGGACATGATCAATTTGTACTTGCCAAAGTTCACAAAGCGAGTAGATTGAGGAATCTTGGATCGATCTCATAAGCGGATTTTTATTGAACTGAAAGAGGCTAAGACGGAGCCACCCAGTTAAGGAATGTATGTAGTCGCGTTGAGCCTTTACTAGGTTGGTGAACGACTGATGCCATTGTTGGAGTTCTGCCTCAAGTTGCAATGTAGATTGACGGTGTATCTCCGATGTGGGTTCGTTGGATGGGATGGGGTTGAGGAGCTTGAGCTGATCAACTATGTGCATCTGCACTTGATGACACTCATACATGCTCCTCCACATGCACATAAATCTACAAGTCGTGTACAAACAGTACGAATTAGCAAGTAAAAAAGGTACATATATACACACACCTTATATCCTTCTTAGTCTTATAAACGCATATCGGCATATGCACCTATGTAACTTAAACTTAATTTAACTGTCAAACGGGAGTGGGTGTCGGACACGAGCTGAGTACACGGCTATCATATGGAAAGGTTTCATGTTACCGGCTAAAGGTAATGGTCCAACCAGTGCATCAAATTTATGGAGATTCCACCAACATACAGAAGCATACATCACACATTATTGTACTTTTAGCACTTGTCCCTTTCGACCAGTAGTGGATCATTAGAACGGTCATCTTTAAAATACTTCGGAACTTTTACGGCCTGATCCATATTACAATTCAGTACTTGTATATCCTAATATGACAAAAGCAGATGACTTCAACTAGATATTCAAACAAGTTTTGAACAAGTTAAAAGTCAATAATGAAAGTAAAATCAAAGGCAGTTAAAAATGCAGAATGGAGATCTTTTTGCAAGGTGGAATCTGTTTGTACCAACCGTTGTAATCATACCATATCCTTTTGCTGACCTCCAATATTTCCACATAGTTGACCGCTTGTTGTAATGAATTttaagtaaaaaaaataaaaagtacCGAGTATGAGATGGGGTTACCGGGTGGTCCAGACTCGCGTTTTATTACCGCCATCTCATATGCATAATAAATTCTGTCTTTATTATGTAGGACCTATAATCTACATTGTGCATCTAAAATTTTGGTACCATCAAGTTGCCTTTGCATTGGACCCCAAACTTTAGAATCACACAACATAAGTATTGAAGTACGGAATTTGCTAAGTCTTGGTAACAAGAGTTTGGTCCGACCAAGCCAACCGGTCATCTACAACAAATCTTTTAACTTGCTAGTTACACAATGTTAAAGTACTTTCATGAGTCAAAACGACTCCACCATCTCACAATATTGCTTAGGAGTATATTCTAATCTTACCGAAGAACTTTCAAAGCAGCGACGGAGCCAGGATTTATAGTTAAAGGGACAAAAAATTCAGCACGGGCAATCAAGAAATGTCATAAGCGAAACTCGGAAAAAGTTCAAAATTTAAAGTATTGACTGACTAAAATCATACCAATCTCGTATTTTGAAAAGTAGTCCATAATTGTGAAACGGTGGGGTATGGAATTAAGTATTAACCACTTGCCTAACAATTGATTATGTATGTGTAATAAAAAGTATAAAGAGGGTTGTTGGAGCTAAAAGCGTTAAGCCAATGGTAACTGTTGATCCGTTGTAACACTTGGAAGGCTTGCTCAGTTGCTCCCTAGCACTAGAGATACAAAAAGGGCAGGGTGCACGTGAATGACAATAATGTCTATGCAGCAATGGCTCTACACTAAGTGTCCAAGACACGTGATCCATATATTCCACACCAAACTAGCAAACACTTATTCCCCAACATTATTTAACATTATTAGTCTTGTTAATTAGACAACCAATTAGTCTTGTGCCGAATCATTATTTAcgtaaaatcaaataattaaccAACTATATAATTATTCTCAAGTCAACGACATTACCCTAGTACCTCATTGCCTCCTGCCAATTGcagtgttagcaacacaaagagactCATTGTACGCATACAAGATACAACTATCTTACCAGAGTATGAGTTTTTGTCGTGAGCAATTACTATAAACTGGTCAAGAGAGATGGGTTAAGGAGAAAAGATGCATACCCTTTAATAAGATCAAGGAGTTGAGGGTAGAGATCAGACTCCCTTAATCTGATGATCTCATCCGAGGTAGTTTGGATGGCTTGAGAAGCAACTTCTAATAATGACTCCAACTTTTCCACCTCTTTCTTAGTTTTCTCTGTTTTCATGTAATCTGCCCTCTTTACCTCTAGTCTCCTCAGCTGCTCCACTCTTTTCTCATGCTCCATCCTTAATTTCTCTGCATTCTGCTCCATTTATTTTACCATAATTATCAGATATATCATACCTCACCAAAGTCACCATACTCAAAATAGTGTATTTAAGTAACATTGATAAAATTGAAGTTACCATAATATGATTACTATTAtcatttcaaaataaaataaaagacgtgATTACAAATGTAACAAactaacaacaataacattatcTAACTCTTTCCTCCGGTGTCGGTGTTATTGCATATGGCGGGTGTCCAAGGAATTCCTAATGACTATATAATCGGGGGATTAGCTTCACTACCCCCTTCGGTAATGGGTGTGCTCATGGAATTGAATTCCTACATTGACAAACAAATACCTTCGATAAATTCAGTTGAATTGTTTATAGTAAATCGATTCCCACGACTAAGATTTCCCTATGTAATTCTATTTCCTGGATCAACCAAACAGTACCTAAGACTTCTAGTGAGAATTATGCCTATCCGTTGATACTTGACCCGTGGCACGATGTTACAAAATTTATACAATTAGCAAACATACAATAATAGGGCACCAACAGATATCAAAATTCGGTACCACTCTCTCCCATGCCCTTCTAATATAGACCCCACTTCACAAATTGAGTCGAATTTCAGGTCACATTAGTGTGATACAGTGCATAATTAGAACCCAAATATAGCTTCCACGACAAACAATTGGATGGTTAGACATGCATAGTAATAAATTAAGTTGACTAGAAATAAACATACCTTGACCTCATGGAAGAGTTTCTTTTCCCAAGCATAAAGCCTCTCTAATGTAGCACAATGACTACCaccattattattagtattattattagtaccATTAATGACATTATTAACACCTCCATTACCATTAATCATCCCCATTCTTCCAACCACCATCCCACATTCCTCTCCTAATTTCCCTAACCCTAATCCACCCAACTTCCCACCTCCTCCCCATAACATTGGACTCCAATTCATACTCCTCCCATTGTTAcctacatttaaaaaaaaaaacacaaaaattaaaAATCATATTTACTACTCGATATTGAATtaaactgaactaaactaaaccGGAAGTCAATAGCATTGATCAAAATAAACCGAACTAAAATTAAGACAGGAATATTAAATTAAAGTACCTGAAGAAGAGAGGTGACGATGGTGATGATTAACAAAAGACGGAACTTCCAAAACACCCGAAACAAAAGCAGCAGCATCAGCAGCAGTTAAAAAATAATGATCCAACTCTTTGATAATTTCCACTAACTCCTTCCCTTGTCTTGAAACCACCACCGCCATTTCACTCTCCTCTTTCGAATAACCACTCACCACAGACGCCGCCGCACCTACATTCGCCGCTACTCTAACCTCCGTCACTTCCGTCGTCGCTTCCTCCCACTCTTCCTCCGTCGTCGCATCCCTCCCTTCCCTCTCCGCGGCAAACGGATCCCAGAAATCCCATGTCGAACCCACCGACGACGACGCACACGGCGGCGGGGGAGGTGGTGGAGGTGGAGGAAGTGGTGTCGCATTGGTGGTTGTCGATGCCGTGGTGGTTGTCCAGGTGTCGGTACTAGGACTTATCGACGGTGGCGGGGGTGGTGTCGGAGGTAGTGGTGGAGACGGAGACATCGGCAGAGGCGGAGGTAAAGGACGGTGGTtgaggtggtgatggtggtggagagAGGATTCGCCGGTAGCGAAATGGAGAAGAGAGGCGCCGGTAGCACGGAGAGAGCGCAAGTAAAAAGAATGTGAAACGGAAAGAGATTGACGAGCTAAAACTAAGTGCTTGATATATTTTTTACGAGCTTTACATCTAGAGACCATTTCTTGTCTGTCTATTCTTGAAACACAACACCCCATTTTTGTAGTAGTAGAACAAGTATGTATGGTTGTTTACATGTTTTGAGTGTGTGGTGAAAAagagaggaggaagaggaagaggaagagaagGAGGGCTGGGTGATACTTTTGATGATCAAAGAGAAAGAGAAGAGATGAAGATAAAACTTTGTTCTGACTGCACACTTGCCTTGTTTAGAGCTGAGTAAAGAGAGTAAAAAGAGAGAAGAGCACACCAACACTCGTACTGCATAGGGCAGTGTGATTTTAAATTTTCTACCCTTttaatacaaaataaaaaaaacctgCTTTTTTTAAACCAATTACTGTATGTTGCACCGTATATTGTACTCCGGAGTAGTTGTCTCTCACGAAATACGGAGTACTCTATGCGAGATTGCCATAGTATAATATGGATAGTAGCGGAATCAGAATTTGAGTTTAAGGTCGGCGAAAATATACAGGGGTCGGATAAGTTATAATTTAAGTGCGTGCCAGGGAGGGGGGAACACACTATTTCCACCGTTCTGATTTTACTTTGCGTTTTTAATTTCGGAATGCTCCTTTTGATTCTATACATTTCTATTTTAAGTAGTGTTTGAAAACGCagaattgatttcattttcatgatttcaacGGTAAAAATCAAAATGTTTGAATTAAAgtccaaatccaatttcaaaaaaTCGTTAGGGAAACTCATGTaaatggaattggaattggaattggacttGGACGAGATGTATATAGGTTGCGGTCATTGAATTTTTCCTATTTGAGGAAAAATTATTGTCACGTTATTTATAATAGGAcaaaatatcataaataaaaatattgcAATGGAATTTGCATCACAAAGTAAAACGTAAATAGTGAGAGAAACTAAATGACAACGAATATGCTAGGTATTTGAAA from Silene latifolia isolate original U9 population chromosome 2, ASM4854445v1, whole genome shotgun sequence encodes the following:
- the LOC141643343 gene encoding protein ALTERED PHOSPHATE STARVATION RESPONSE 1-like, encoding MGCCVSRIDRQEMVSRCKARKKYIKHLVLARQSLSVSHSFYLRSLRATGASLLHFATGESSLHHHHHLNHRPLPPPLPMSPSPPLPPTPPPPPSISPSTDTWTTTTASTTTNATPLPPPPPPPPPPCASSSVGSTWDFWDPFAAEREGRDATTEEEWEEATTEVTEVRVAANVGAAASVVSGYSKEESEMAVVVSRQGKELVEIIKELDHYFLTAADAAAFVSGVLEVPSFVNHHHRHLSSSGNNGRSMNWSPMLWGGGGKLGGLGLGKLGEECGMVVGRMGMINGNGGVNNVINGTNNNTNNNGGSHCATLERLYAWEKKLFHEVKNAEKLRMEHEKRVEQLRRLEVKRADYMKTEKTKKEVEKLESLLEVASQAIQTTSDEIIRLRESDLYPQLLDLIKGFMCMWRSMYECHQVQMHIVDQLKLLNPIPSNEPTSEIHRQSTLQLEAELQQWHQSFTNLVKAQRDYIHSLTGWLRLSLFQFNKNPLMRSIQDSSIYSLCELWQVQIDHVPDKVASEGIKSLLTVVHAIVVQQAEEHKQKKRSENANRDLEKRAAQLRSLEGKYGPYSLPEMSGTRNGKDPVGDKRAKVDMLKNKAEEEKAKHEKAVGVTRAMTLNNIQMGLPHVFQAITGFSSVCTQSFEKVYNEVKVIEQDTDVKRLMA